From a region of the Helianthus annuus cultivar XRQ/B chromosome 5, HanXRQr2.0-SUNRISE, whole genome shotgun sequence genome:
- the LOC110943153 gene encoding uncharacterized protein LOC110943153, whose protein sequence is MSGLNPSNAFSKFDPSKILTFAKMYLDDPTTQEIEALLGDIESFRHTIRDDDKYANLNGISDLTRVMVETGTHGSCPSVYRAVKLALLLTIATTTVERCFSKLKFVKTDLRNRMGPEFFNNVMVCEVEKDFLREMERFQAIKKRTNLLVNVLLPPLIPNIGRFTKTVAIKNQFLNVIKIMTIFLLE, encoded by the exons ATGTCGGGTTTAAATCCTTCTAACGCTTTTTCTAAGTTTGACCCATCGAAGATATTGACCTTTGCTAAGATGTACCTGGATGATCCTACTACACAAGAAATAGAGGCTCTTTTGGGTGATATTGAGTCATTTCGTCACACAATACGCGATGATGATAAATATGCAAACTTGAATGGAATAAGTGATCTTACGCGTGTTATGGTTGAAACGGGAACGCATGGTTCTTGTCCATCAGTTTATCGAGCAGTTAAGCTAGCTTTGCTTTTAACAATTGCAACCACAACCGTTGAAAGGTGTTTTTCAAAATTGAAGtttgtcaagacggatttacgtAATCGAATGGGCCCGGAATTTTTTAACAATGTTATGGTTTGTGAGGTCGAAAAGGATTTTTTACGTGAAATGGAACGATTTCAGGCTATTAAAAAAAGAACAAATCTATTAG TTAATGTTCTACTTCCGCCACTGATACCGAATATAGGTAGATTTACCAAAACAGTTGCAATCAAAAATCAGTTTCTAAACGTCATCAAGATTATGACGATATTTCTCTTAGAGTGA